The following is a genomic window from Pseudomonas parafulva.
GCGGCTCGACCACCTCGGCCAGGGCCTGGCGCGACAGTTCGCGCGGCGGACGATCGCCGACGCTCGGCACCTTGATGGTTTCGCCGGCACCCGCCAGCTTGGCCAGGGCACAGGCGTAGCGGATCTTGATTTCCTCGGCGTACTGCGTCGGTGTGCGCAGGGCCATGGCGATGTCGTTGGTGACTTGGTCGCCTGCAATCGGAATCACGGCGGTGTGACGAATCGCGCCTTCGGTGAAGATGGCGATGTCGGTGGTGCCGCCGCCGATGTCCACCAGGCACACGCCCAGTTCCTTCTCGTCGTCGGTCAGCACCGAGTAGGCCGAGGCCAGTTGCTCGAGGATGATGTCGTCGATTTCCAGGCCACAGCGGCGCACGCACTTCTCGATGTTCTGCGCTGCGTTGACCGCGCAGGTGACCACGTGGACCTTGGCCTCCAGGCGTACGCCGGACATGCCCAGGGGCTCACGCACGCCTTCCTGGTTATCGATCACGTAGTCTTGCGGCAAGGTGTGCAGCACGCGCTGGTCGGCAGGAATGGCCACGGCCTGGGCGGCGTCGAGTACGCGCTCCAGGTCGGCGACGCTGACCTCGCGGTCGCGGATGGCGACGATACCGTGGGAGTTCAGGCTGCGGATGTGATTGCCGGCCACGCCGACGAACGCCGAGTGGATGCGGCAGCCCGCCATCAACTGCGCCTCTTCCACCGCGCGCTGGATCGACTGCACGGTCGATTCGATGTTCACCACCACACCTTTCTTCAGGCCGCGGGACGGATGAGTACCGATCCCGACGATCTCCAGGGTGCCGTCCGCCGCCACTTCGCCCACCAGGGCGACGACCTTGGAGGTGCCGATGTCCAGCCCGACGATCATTTTGCCGCTATGCGCGTTTGCCATGGTCCTGCCTCTCTCTAATTCTTCGCAACGGCGGGTTGGGCCGTCGTCGGTGCAATCGGTTCCCGCCAGCCAACGGCTAATCCGTTGGCGTACCGCAGATCGACGCGGGCGATGTTGGCGATCTGCTCTTTGAGTGTCTTGTCGTAAATGGCAATGAACCGGCGCATCTTCTCCACCAGATGATCGCGTCCCAGCAGCAGCTCGATGCCTGGACCGGTGCTACCCGCACCCGTGGTCAGGAACCAGCTGCCTCGCTCGCGCAGCTCCAGGCGAGCGATGGAGAACCCGAGGGGACGCAGCATCTGGCTCAGTACCTGATACTGCTGCATGACTTGTTGCTGAGCGCGCTGCGGGCCGAACAACTGCGGCAGGTGCTCATAGTTGGCCAGCTCGCGCGGGGTGAAGGCCTGGCCCTGGTTGTTGAGCAAGGCCTCGTCGCCCCAGCGCGCGACAGGCAGTTGTTCCTCGAGGCGAATCACCACCTCGTTGGGCCAGACCCGACGCACTTCGGCGTGGGCGATCCACGGCATCTGCTCGAGCTCGGTGCGCATCGCCGGCAGGTCGACGCTGAAGAAGCTCGCCGCCACGTAGGGCGCAATACGCTGCTGTACCGCCTGCTGGCTGATGTAGCTGAGGTCGCCCTGCACGGCGATCTTGGTGATCGGCCGGTCGGCATAGGGCATCAGCCTGATCGCCCCCTCATAGGCGCCGAAACCGGCCGCCACCAGCAGCACCGGCCACAGCAGGCGCTTGAGGCCTCCGAAGTTCGGCCGAGGCAGGCGCGCCGATACGGGCTCGTCGGCCACCAGTCGGCTGGCACCGCGCGGCACCGGCTTGCTACGGCCGGTCACGGGTTGCTGCTGACGTATCATTGCGCCTTGCATGGTGATTAACCTCGCGTCGCTACGCTGTCGGCCAGGATCGCCAGCACCAGTTGCTGGAAGTCCAGTCCGGCCGCGCGGGCCGCCATGGGCACCAGGCTATGATCGGTCATGCCCGGTGCGGTATTGACTTCGAGCAGCCAGAACCGGCCCTGCTCATCCTGCATCACGTCCAGACGGCCCCAACCCTCGATGCCGATGGCATCGCAGGCGCGCGCGGTCAGGTCGATCAGTTCCTGTTCCTTGTGGCGGTCCAGCCCGCACGGAATGCGGTACTGAGTGTCGTTGGCGACGTACTTGGCGTCGTAGTCGTAGAACACATGCGGGGTACCCAGCGCGATCGGTGGCAGCACTTGGCCGCGCAGCACCGCGATGGTGAACTCCGGGCCGTGGATCCACTGCTCCACCAACACTTGAGAATCGTAGCGAGCGGCGTCCTGCCAGGCAGCGACCAGTTCCTCAACGTTGTTCACCTTGGCCATGCCGATGCTCGAACCTTCATGGGCAGGTTTGACGATCAGCGGGAAGCCCAGTTCCTTGCCTGCTTCGACACAGTCGTTTTCAGTGCTGAGCACGGCGTGACGCGGGGTCGGAATGCCCAGGCTCTGCCACACCTGCTTGGTGCGCAGTTTGTCCATGGCCAGTGCCGAAGCCAGGATGCCGCTACCGGTATAAGGAATGCCCAGGCACTCCAGCAGGCCTTGCATGCTGCCGTCTTCGCCGCCACGGCCATGAAGAATGATGAACGCGCGGTCGATCCGCTCGTGCTGCAAGCGCTCGAGCAGGTCGTCGCCGACATCGATGGCCACCACGTCCACACCCGCTGCCGTCAGCGCCTCGATCACCGCAGCGCCGGATTTCAGCGATACCTCGCGCTCGGCGCTTTTGCCCCCGTAGAGCACGGCCACCCGGCCGAAGGCCTTGATGTCGAGGGTGGAGTGCAGTTTGTCGTACGCGGTACTCACAGCGATTTCTCCTGCTGGGCGACGGCGCCAGCAAACAACGGGCTTTTCATCAGTTGTGGCGCCAGGCCGCCGACATCGCCGGCGCCCTGGCAGATCAGGATGTCACCGGCGCGCAGCAGCGGCTTGACCAGGGGCGCGAGTTCGGCGCCGCGCTCGATGTAGATCGGATCGAGCTTGCCGCGCTGGCGGATGCTGTGGCACAGCTGACGGCTGTCGGCGCCCGGAATCGGCTCTTCACCGGCCGGGTACACCTCCATCAACAGCAGCACGTTGGCATCGCCCAGCACCTGCACGAAATCGTCGTACAAATCGCGGGTCCGGCTGTAGCGGTGCGGCTGGTAGACGATCACCAGGCGCCGGCTCGGCCAGCCACCACGCACGGCCTTGATCACGGCCGCCACTTCGGTCGGGTGATGACCATAGTCGTCGACCAGCATCACGCTGCCACCTTCGACCGGCAGTTCGCCGTATACCTGGAAGCGTCGCCCAACGCCCTGGAAACCCGACAAGCCCTGGACGATGGCCTCGTCGCTGATGCCCTCGTCGGTGGCGATGGCGATGGTGGCCAGCGCATTGAGCACGTTGTGGTTGCCGGGCATGTTCACCGACACCTCCAACGGCTCGCGGTCGCGGCGCAGCACGGTGAAGTGGGTCTGCATGCCCTGCTGGCGGACGTTGATGGCGCGAATGTCGGCCTCGTCGCTGAAACCGTAGGTGACGGTCGGACGTTTGACCTGGGGCAGGATTTCACGCACCACCGGATCGTCCAGGCACATCACCGCCAGACCGTAGAACGGCAGGTTGTGCAGGAACTCGACGAAGGTCTTCTTCAGCTTGTTGAAGTCACCTTCGTAGGTCGCCATATGGTCGGCGTCGATGTTGGTGACCACCGCAACCATCGGTTGCAGGTGCAGGAAGCTGGCATCGCTTTCATCGGCCTCGGCGATCAGGTAGCGGCTGGTGCCCAGTTGCGCATTGGTGCCGGCGGCGGTCAGGCGGCCCCCGATGACGAACGTGGGGTCCAGGCCACCGGCTGCGAACACCGACGCCAGCAGGCTGGTGGTCGTGGTCTTGCCATGGGTGCCAGCCACGGCGATGCCGTGACGATAGCGCATCAGTTCGGCGAGCATCTCGGCGCGTGGCACTACCGGAATACGACGTTCCAGGGCAGTGGCGACCTCCGGGTTGGCCGGATTGATGGCGCTGGACACCACCAGCACGTCGGCGGTGGCCGCGTTTTCGGCGCGGTGACCCACGAAAATCTCGGCGCCGAAGGACTCCAGGCGCTGGGTGACCGGCGAGGCCTTGAGGTCCGAGCCGGATACTTCGTAGCCCAGGTTCAGCAGTACTTCGGCGATCCCGCACATGCCCACGCCGCCGATACCGACGAAGTGGATACGGCGGATGCGGCCCATCTTGGGTTGCGGCATGGCTTTCTGGCTTTCAACCATGGGCCACCTCCAGACAGATGTCGACTACGGTGCTGGTTGCGGCAGGTTTGGCCAGGCGGCGAGCGGTGCCGGCCATGGTGTCGAGTTTCTCGGGTTGCATCAGCACCTCGTTCAGGCGTTCAGCGAGCTGCGCTGCGCCAGTTGTCGCTTGTGGCAGCAGGAAGGCGGCGCCTTCCCGAGCCAGGTATTGGGCGTTGTGGGTCTGGTGGTCGTCGATGGCGTGGGGCAAAGGCACCAGCATCGAAGGCAGGCCCGCCGCCGCGAGTTCGCTGACGGTCAGGGCTCCGGCCCGACACACCACCATGTCTGCCCAGCCGTAGGCATGGGCCATGTCCTTGATGAAGGGCTCCACCTGGGCGTCGATCCCGGCCTCGCGATAACGCTCGGCGGTGACCTCGGCGTGTTGCTTGCCGGCCTGGTGGAACACCTCGGGACGAAGGTCGACGGACACTTCGGACAGGGCCTTAGGCAGCAATTTGTTCAATGGTTCCGCACCCAGGCTACCGCCGAGCACCAACAGCCGTGCGCGGCGCTCGGCCAGGGGCAGGCGTGGCGACTCCAGGAACAGTTCGCGGCGTACCGGATTACCGGTGGTGCGGCGTTTCTCGCTGGCCTCGAAGGTGTCGGGGAAGGCTTCGCAGACCCGCGCAGCCAATGGCACAAGCAAGCGGTTGGCGGTACCAGCGCGGGCGTTCTGCTCGTGGATCACCAGCGGCACGCCGCACAACCGCGCGGCGACGCCGCCGGGGCCTGTGACATAGCCACCGAAACCGAGCACGCACACCGGTTGCAGTTCGCGGATGATGCGCCGTGCCTGCAACACGGCCTTGACCAAGGTGAACGGCGCCTTGAGCAGGGACAGCTTGCCCTTGCCGCGCAGACCGCTGACCTGGATCAGGTGCAGCGGCAGGCCAGCCTGCGGCACCAGCTCGTTCTCGATGCCGCGAGGGGTGCCCAACCAATGCACGCTGTAGCCACGGGCCTGGAATTCACGCGCGCAGGCCAGCGCCGGGAACACGTGCCCGCCAGTGCCACCGGCCATGATCAAGACGTTCTTGCCGTCAGCGCCCATGACTGGTCTCCTCGGCAAAATCGCTTTCCTTGAACTCGTGCTCTTCGCTGCCCAGGTGCGTTCGGCTCTCCCATTCGATGCGCAGCAGCAGCCCTACGCAGGCGCAGCAGATGACCAGCGAACTGCCCCCGTAACTGAGGAACGGCAGGGTCAGGCCTTTGGTAGGCAGCAGACCGACGTTCACACCGATGTTGATGAGGAACTGGCCGATCCACAGGAACGCCAGGCCGAATGCCATGTAGGCGGCGAAGAATTGCTTGGCCTTCTCGGCCCACAGACCGATGTAGAGGGCGCGAATGGTGACGAACACGAACAGCGCCACGGTGCACAGCGAGCCAACCACACCCAGTTCCTCGGCCAGTACCGAGAACACGAAGTCGGTGTGCGCTTCGGGCAGGTAGAACTGTTTCTGCACGCTGTTGCCAAGGCCCACGCCCAGCCACTCGCCGCGACCGAAAGCGATCAGCGCCTGGGTGAGCTGGTAACCGGAACCGAACTGATCGGACCAGGGGTCAGTGAAGGTGATCAGACGCGCCATCCGATAAGGCTGAGCCTGCACCAGGACGAACACCGCGACCACCGCCAGTACCACCATCAGCGAGAAGCGGAACAACCCCACCCCACCTAAGAACAGCATCGCGGCCGCAGCGCCCATCATCACCACCGTGGCGCCAAAGTCCGGCTCCATCAGCAGCAGGCCGGCCATCGGCAGCAGCACGATGAACGGCTTGAAGAAGCCCATCCAGCTCTCGCGCACTTCGGTCTGCCGGCGTACCAGGTAACCCGCCAGGTAGATCACCACGAACACCTTGGCGATTTCCGATGGCTGTACGTTGAAGAAGCTGAAACCGATCCAGCGCATCGAGCCGTTCACTTCACGGCCAATGCCGGGCACCAGCACCAGCACTAGCAGGCCAAAAGCGCCGATCAGCATCATGAAGCCCATGCGCTGCCAGGTGGCGATCGGCACCATCATCGTCACGCCGCAGGCGCCAAGGCCCAGGGCGACATACACCAGGTGGCGAATCATGTGGTACAGCGGATTGCCCGACTGCACCGCAGCCACTTCCGACGAAGCCGAGGTGATCATCACCAGGCCCAGGCCCAGCAGCGCCAGGCAGCCGGCCAGCAGCGGGAAGTCCAGGTCGATGCCACGCCCGCTGATGAGCGGTGACGGATACGGCTTGATGATGCCGAAAATCATGCCAGCCCCTCCGCTGCCTGGGCGAACAGACGCCCGCGTTCTTCGAAATTCCTGAACATGTCCAGGCTGGCGCACGCAGGCGACAGCAGCACCGCATCGCCCGGCTCGGCGAGTTCAGCGCAGCGCTGCACGGCCTCCTCCAGGCTGGCGACTCGCACCAGCGGCAGCGCGCCTTCAAGCGTCTCGCTCAGGCGTTGGGCATCACGACCCAGCAGCACCACGGCGCGGCAATGCCGGCCGGTCGGCTCGCGCAGGGCGGCGAAATCAGCCCCCTTGCCGTCACCGCCGGCGATCAGGACCAGCTTGCCTTCGATGTCTGCGCCCAGGCCTTCAATGGCCGCCAGCGCGGCACCGACATTGGTGGCCTTGGAATCGTCGTACCAGTTCACACCGTTGCGCTCGCGCACCCATTGGCAGCGATGAGCCAGGCCGGTGAATTCGCGCAGCGCCTCGAGCATCGGCTGGAACGGCAACCCGGCTGCATGACCCAGGGCCAACGCCGCCAGGGCGTTGCTCTGGTTGTGCGCACCGCGGATCTTCAGTTCACGCACAGGCATCAACGATTGAAATTCGAATGCCAGGTACTTCTCGCCATCGGCTTCTCGCAGGCCGAAAGCCTTGAAGTCCGGCGCGTTGAGACCGAATGTCCAGCAGGGACGCCCTTCGACCGGCAGCGGCCGGCTCAAGGCGTCCTGACGGTTCACCACCACCTGGCGAGCACCTCGGAAAATGCGGTGCTTGGCCAAGTGATAGGCCGGCAGACCGCTGTAGCGGTCCATATGGTCTTCGCTGATGTTGAGCACGGTGGCCACTTCAGCGTTGAGCTGATCGGTGGTTTCCAACTGGAAGCTCGACAGCTCCAGCACGTACAACTCGACGCTGTCGTCGAGCAGATCCAGTGCCGGCGTGCCGAGGTTACCGCCGACGGCCACGCGCTTACCGGCCTTGGCGGCCATCTCGCCCACCAGAGTGGTGACCGTGCTCTTGGCGTTGGAACCGCTGATCGCCACGATCGGCGCCTTGGCCTGACGAGCGAACAACTCGATGTCGCCGGACAGCGTCACGCCACGCGCGGCGGCCTGTTGAAGCGCTGGCGTGGACAGGGCCAGGCCGGGGCTTACGTACAAGGTGCTGGCGCGGCACAGGAAGTCGACGTCCAGCTCACCACAGCGTACTTCCACCTGCGGGTAGTCACGGCGCAGGGTGTCCAGTTCCGGCGGTTGCTCGCGGGTGTCGGCGACCGCAAAGGCGATGCCCTGGCCCGCCAGGAAGCGAACCAGGGACATGCCGCTCTTGCCGAGGCCGACAATGATGCGGAATTGGTCGGAAGCGATCAGTGACACGCTCGTTTACCTCAATTTCAGGGTGGCAAGGCCGACCAGCACCAGAATCACGGTGATGATCCAGAATCGGACGATCACCCGCGGCTCGGGCCATCCCTTGAGTTCGAAGTGATGATGAATCGGCGCCATGCGGAACACGCGCTTGCCCGTGAGCTTGAAGGAGGCGACCTGAATCACCACCGACAGGGTTTCCATGACGAACACACCGCCCATGATGAACAGCACGATTTCCTGACGGACGATCACGGCGATGGTGCCCAGCGCAGCGCCCAGCGCCAGCGCGCCGACGTCGCCCATGAACACTTGGGCCGGATAGGTGTTGAACCACAGGAAGCCCAGGCCGGCGCCGATCAGCGCGCCGCAGAACACGATCAGTTCGCCCGAACCCGGCACGTAAGGAATCAGCAGGTACTCGGCGAACTTCACGTTGCCCGACAGGTAGCAGAAGATGCCCAATGCGCCGCCGACCATCACCGTCGGCATGATCGCCAGACCATCGAGGCCATCGGTCAGGTTGACCGCGTTGCTCGAACCGACGATGACGAAGTAGGTGAGGATCACGAAGCCGGCACCCAGCGGGATGGTGAAGTCCTTGAGGAACGGCACAATGAGGGTGGTTTCGACGCTGGTGGGTGCAGTCATGTAGAGGAACACCGCAGCGCCCAGGCCGAATACCGATTGCCAGAAGTATTTCCAGCGGCTTGGCAGCCCCCGGGAATTCTTCTCGATCACCTTGCGGTAATCGTCGACCCAGCCAATGGCGCCGAACAGCAGGGTGACGATCAGCACCACCCACACATAGCGATTGCTCAGGTCCGCCCACAGCAAGGTGCTGATGGCGATGGCCGAGAGGATCAGCGCGCCGCCCATGGTGGGCGTGCCAGATTTGGACAGGTGCGATTGCGGGCCGTCGTTACGCACGGCCTGACCGATCTGGCGAATCTGCAGGGTACGAATCATCCACGGCCCCAGCCACAGCGCCAGGGACAGGGCAGTCAGCACGCCCAGGATCCCGCGCAGGGACAGGTACTGGAAGACCGCGAAGCCCTTGTAGAACTGTTGCAGATACTCAGCCAACAGCAGCAGCATTAATGTTTCTCCCCGCTGGTCTCGCACAGTGCAGCCACGACGTGTTCCATCGCAGCGCTGCGCGAGCCCTTGATCAAGATAGTGGTATCGCCGGCGGACTCGACCTGTACGGCGTCGATCAGCTCGGCTTGTGTGGCGAAATGGCGGCCATGGGCGCCAAATGCCTGGACCGCGTGGGCCATGTTGGTACCGGTGGCGTACAACGCGTCGATCTTGCCCTGCGCGTACTCGCCGACCTGACGGTGGCCTTGCTCGGCCCACTGGCCCAGTTCGCCGATATCCCCGAGCACCAGGACGGTACGGCCGGAAAAGCCGGCGAGTATATCAATGGCCGCGCAGACCGAGGTGGGATTTGCGTTGTAGGTGTCGTCGATCACCCGCACGCCACTCCGGGCAATCTGGGCGACCGAACGGCCCTTGACCGGCTGCACCGCCGCCAGCCCTGCCGCGATGCCCGGCAGGCTCACGCCGACAGCGTGGGCAGCGGCAGCGGCGGCCAGGGCGTTGCTGACGTTGTGCACGCCCAGCAGATTCAGTTGCACCGCTGCGCTGCCCGCCGGGCTGTGCAGGGTGAACGAGGGACAGCCACGGGCATCGCGACCGATGTCGCTGGCGTGGAAGTCGGCGCGCGGGTCGCTCAGGGCGAAGCTCAGCACTTTGTGCTGGCCGGCGCGCGCGTGCCAGATCGGGAACGCCTTGTCGTCCAGGTTGAGCACGGCAGTACCGCCCTCGCCCAGCCCTTCGAGGATTTCGCCCTTGGCCTCGACGATTTTCTCAGGACCGCCGAACTCGCCTACATGGGCGGTGCCGGCATTATTCAGAATCACCACCTGCGGCTGGGTGAGGCCGACGGTGTAGCGAATTTCGCCGATCCGCGAGGCGCCCAGCTCGATCACCGCAGCCGTGTGCTCTGCGGCGATTTCCAACAGGGTCAGCGGTGCGCCGAGGTCGTTGTTCAGGTTGCCGCGGGTCGCGTGCACCGGTCCGCGCGTGCGCAGGACGCACGCGAGCATTTCCTTGACCGTGGTCTTGCCGCTGGAGCCGGTAATGGCCACCACGGGCTTGTCGAAGGCAGCACGGTTCAACGCGCCCAATTGACCCAGTGCCAGACGGCAGTCAGCGACGCGCAACTGCGGCAGGTCGACACCGTCGATTTCACGCTCGACCAGTGCCGCGACTGCGCCCTTGGTTTTGACATCGGCCAGATAATCGTGGCCGTCGAAACGCGGACCAGCCAGCGCAACGAACAGTTGCCCTGGCATCACGCTACGACTGTCGATGCTCACGCCGGTAAAGCTTGCGTCGGCACCGACCAGATGAGCACCCAATGCTGTGGTCAGCTGGCTGAGTGTCATTGGCTTAAGCATGTGGAGCCTCCCAGGCTGAAAGGGCCTTCTCGGCTTCGAGCAAATCGGAGAACGCCAGGCGCTCGCCATTGATCTCTTGGTAGTCCTCGTGCCCCTTGCCCGCCAGCACGATCACGTCGTGCGCAGCGGCGCTGGCGATCAAATGGGCAATGGCCTGGCCACGACCGCCCATGAACTCGACGGCGTCGGCGGCGCGCAGACCGGGGCGGATATCATCGAAGATCCTCAGCGGATCTTCAGTGCGTGGATTGTCGTCGGTGACCAGCACGCGATCGGCCAGGCGCTCGGCCACTTCGGCCATCAGTGGACGCTTGCCGCGGTCACGATCGCCGCCACAGCCGAACAGGCACAGCAGCTGGCCCCGGGCGTGCGGACGCAGGGCTTGCAGCACCTGCTCAAGCGCGTCGGGGGTGTGGGCGTAATCGACCACCACCAGCGGCTTCTCGCCGCCGCCCAGGCGCTGCATGCGACCCACCGGGCCCTGCAATTGCGGGATCACCTTGAGGATGTCGTCCAGCGGGTACTCCAGCGCCAGCAGCGTGGCCACTGCCGCCAGCATGTTGCTCAGGTTGAAGCGGCCCAGCAGTTGACTGCGCAGGGTACGCTCGCCTTGGGCAGTGACCAGGATCGCGCGCACGCCATCGTCGTCGAAGCAGGCTTCGCGGCAGTACAACGAGGCGTCCCGGTTTTCCAGGCTATAGCTGAGCAATCGGGTCTCGATATGATCGGCAGCAGGTCGCTGGGCGTAGGCCTTGGCCAGGCGCCGACCGAAGTCGTCGTCCAGATTGACCACCTGACAACGCAGGCTCGGCCAAGCGAACAGCTTGGCCTTGGCCGCCTCATAGGCCTGCATGCTGCCGTGGTAGTCCAGGTGATCGCGCGACAGATTGGTCATCACGGCGATGTCGAACGCCAGCGCGGCCACCCGGCCCTGTTCGAGGGCATGGGAGGACACCTCCATGGCCACGGCCTTGGCGCCCGCTTTCTTCAAGTCGTTGAGCGTCGACTGCACGGCGATGGGGTCTGGCGTGGTCAGTCGGCCGCTTTGCAGCTCACCGTGAAAACCGGTACCCAGGGTGCCGATCAGGCCGCATCGCTGACCCAGCAAGTCGAGCGCCTGGGCCACCAGTTGAGTGACGCTGGTCTTGCCGTTGGTACCAGTGACCCCAATGAGCTCAAGCTGACGGCTCGGCTCACCGTAGAAGCGCCCGGCAATCGACGACAGCTGGCCAATCAGGCCCTTCACTGGAATCAGTGGAACATCGGTCAGCGGCAGTACGGTGGCGCCCTGCTCTTCATAAGCAATGGCGGCTGCGCCACGCGCCAGGGCATCGGCGATATGGACGCGCCCGTCGAGCTTGGCCCCGGGCACCGCCAGGAACAGATCGCCGGGGCGCACGTTACGGCTGTCGAGGGTCAGTTCGCGGATCAGCGGATCGCGGCTGGCGTGGGCGAACAGTTTGCTCAATGGCATCGTCATCAACCACGCCCTCCATTGGCGGACACTGCACTGGCCTGCTGGGCATTGGCCGGCGGCAGGTTGTCAGGCGGCACGTTCATCAACCGCAGGGTGCCGGACATGACCTTGCTGAACACCGGCGCAGATACCAGGCCACCAAAGTAACCGCCCTTGCCCGGCTCGTCGATGACCACGACGATGGCATAGCGCGGGTCGCTCATCGGGCCGAAGCCAGCGAACAGCGAACGGTAGGCGTTTTCGGTGTAGCCCTTGGAGCCCACGGTAGCCTTACGCGCGGTGCCCGACTTGCCGGCCACGTGGTAGAACGGCACCTGGGCACGGAACACGCCGCGCGGGGCTTCGATGACCTGCTGCAGCATGCCTTGGATGGTCTTGGCGGTTTCTTTCGGAATGGCCTGGACGGTGTCGGGCTGTTTGTCGACCTTGAGGATCGACAGCGGCACCATCTTGCCGTCGTTGGCCAATGCGGCGTAGGCATGCACCAGTTGCAGCGCGGTGACCGACACGCCGTAGCCGTACGACAGGGTGGCCGTTTCGGCCTTGCGCCATTCGCGGTGATTGGGCAGGTTGCCGACCCGTTCGCCCGGGAAGCCCAGGCCGGTGTATTGACCCAGGCCGACCTGCGACATCACCCGGTAAATGGCTTCGCCGCCGATGTCGAAGGCGATCTTGCTCATGCCGACGTTACTGGAGTTGATCAGGATGCCGGTGAGGTCGAGGATCGGCCCTTCACTCTTGGACACGTCTTTGATGGTGTAGCGACCGATCTGCAGACTGCCGGGATACACCTCGACCTTGTCGGTCGGCTTCCAGCGGCCGCTTTCCAGCGCCGCACTCATGGAGATCGGCTTGACCGTGGAGCCTGGCTCGAACACGTCGATGATCGCGCGGTTGCGCATGGCTGCCGGGAACATGCTGCGGCGGTTGTTGGGGTTGTAGGTGGGCTGGTTGACCATCGCCAGCACCTCGCCGGTCTTGACGTCCATGATCACCAGACTCCCGGCCTTGGCGTCCTGCTCGGCGATGGCGTTGCGCAGCTCGCGGGTCGCCAGGTATTGCAGGCGCAGGTCGATCGACAACGCCAAGGTCTTGCCGGCCTTGGCGTTCTTGGTCACTTGAATGTCCTTGATCAGCCGTCCGCGACGGTCTTTGATCACTTGTCGCTTGCCTGGCACGCCGGCGAGCCACTCGTCGTAGGCGAGCTCGACACCTTCGCGGCCGTGGTCGTCCAGGTCGGTGAAGCCCACCATGTGCGCGGTCACATCACCTGCTGGGTAGAAGCGACGGAACTCTTCCAGCCCGTATACACCGGGTACTTTCAGGTCGAGCACCTGTTGCCCCTGCTCCGGCGTGAGGCCGCGGACCAGATAGATGAATTCCTTGTTGGCTTGCTGGGTGAGGCGCTCGATCAGTTGCTGCGGGTTCTGCCCGAGCACCGCGGCCAGTTGCGGCCAGCGCTCCTTGGAAGCCTGCATTTCCTTGGGATTGGCCCACAACGTGGTGACCGG
Proteins encoded in this region:
- the murD gene encoding UDP-N-acetylmuramoyl-L-alanine--D-glutamate ligase; amino-acid sequence: MSLIASDQFRIIVGLGKSGMSLVRFLAGQGIAFAVADTREQPPELDTLRRDYPQVEVRCGELDVDFLCRASTLYVSPGLALSTPALQQAAARGVTLSGDIELFARQAKAPIVAISGSNAKSTVTTLVGEMAAKAGKRVAVGGNLGTPALDLLDDSVELYVLELSSFQLETTDQLNAEVATVLNISEDHMDRYSGLPAYHLAKHRIFRGARQVVVNRQDALSRPLPVEGRPCWTFGLNAPDFKAFGLREADGEKYLAFEFQSLMPVRELKIRGAHNQSNALAALALGHAAGLPFQPMLEALREFTGLAHRCQWVRERNGVNWYDDSKATNVGAALAAIEGLGADIEGKLVLIAGGDGKGADFAALREPTGRHCRAVVLLGRDAQRLSETLEGALPLVRVASLEEAVQRCAELAEPGDAVLLSPACASLDMFRNFEERGRLFAQAAEGLA
- the mraY gene encoding phospho-N-acetylmuramoyl-pentapeptide-transferase, whose translation is MLLLLAEYLQQFYKGFAVFQYLSLRGILGVLTALSLALWLGPWMIRTLQIRQIGQAVRNDGPQSHLSKSGTPTMGGALILSAIAISTLLWADLSNRYVWVVLIVTLLFGAIGWVDDYRKVIEKNSRGLPSRWKYFWQSVFGLGAAVFLYMTAPTSVETTLIVPFLKDFTIPLGAGFVILTYFVIVGSSNAVNLTDGLDGLAIMPTVMVGGALGIFCYLSGNVKFAEYLLIPYVPGSGELIVFCGALIGAGLGFLWFNTYPAQVFMGDVGALALGAALGTIAVIVRQEIVLFIMGGVFVMETLSVVIQVASFKLTGKRVFRMAPIHHHFELKGWPEPRVIVRFWIITVILVLVGLATLKLR
- a CDS encoding UDP-N-acetylmuramoyl-tripeptide--D-alanyl-D-alanine ligase, yielding MLKPMTLSQLTTALGAHLVGADASFTGVSIDSRSVMPGQLFVALAGPRFDGHDYLADVKTKGAVAALVEREIDGVDLPQLRVADCRLALGQLGALNRAAFDKPVVAITGSSGKTTVKEMLACVLRTRGPVHATRGNLNNDLGAPLTLLEIAAEHTAAVIELGASRIGEIRYTVGLTQPQVVILNNAGTAHVGEFGGPEKIVEAKGEILEGLGEGGTAVLNLDDKAFPIWHARAGQHKVLSFALSDPRADFHASDIGRDARGCPSFTLHSPAGSAAVQLNLLGVHNVSNALAAAAAAHAVGVSLPGIAAGLAAVQPVKGRSVAQIARSGVRVIDDTYNANPTSVCAAIDILAGFSGRTVLVLGDIGELGQWAEQGHRQVGEYAQGKIDALYATGTNMAHAVQAFGAHGRHFATQAELIDAVQVESAGDTTILIKGSRSAAMEHVVAALCETSGEKH
- a CDS encoding UDP-N-acetylmuramoyl-L-alanyl-D-glutamate--2,6-diaminopimelate ligase, producing MTMPLSKLFAHASRDPLIRELTLDSRNVRPGDLFLAVPGAKLDGRVHIADALARGAAAIAYEEQGATVLPLTDVPLIPVKGLIGQLSSIAGRFYGEPSRQLELIGVTGTNGKTSVTQLVAQALDLLGQRCGLIGTLGTGFHGELQSGRLTTPDPIAVQSTLNDLKKAGAKAVAMEVSSHALEQGRVAALAFDIAVMTNLSRDHLDYHGSMQAYEAAKAKLFAWPSLRCQVVNLDDDFGRRLAKAYAQRPAADHIETRLLSYSLENRDASLYCREACFDDDGVRAILVTAQGERTLRSQLLGRFNLSNMLAAVATLLALEYPLDDILKVIPQLQGPVGRMQRLGGGEKPLVVVDYAHTPDALEQVLQALRPHARGQLLCLFGCGGDRDRGKRPLMAEVAERLADRVLVTDDNPRTEDPLRIFDDIRPGLRAADAVEFMGGRGQAIAHLIASAAAHDVIVLAGKGHEDYQEINGERLAFSDLLEAEKALSAWEAPHA
- a CDS encoding peptidoglycan D,D-transpeptidase FtsI family protein, with amino-acid sequence MKLEGALYPWRFRVVVGLLALMVGAISWRIIDLQVVDRDFLKGQGDARSLRHIPIPAHRGLITDRNGEPLAVSTPVTTLWANPKEMQASKERWPQLAAVLGQNPQQLIERLTQQANKEFIYLVRGLTPEQGQQVLDLKVPGVYGLEEFRRFYPAGDVTAHMVGFTDLDDHGREGVELAYDEWLAGVPGKRQVIKDRRGRLIKDIQVTKNAKAGKTLALSIDLRLQYLATRELRNAIAEQDAKAGSLVIMDVKTGEVLAMVNQPTYNPNNRRSMFPAAMRNRAIIDVFEPGSTVKPISMSAALESGRWKPTDKVEVYPGSLQIGRYTIKDVSKSEGPILDLTGILINSSNVGMSKIAFDIGGEAIYRVMSQVGLGQYTGLGFPGERVGNLPNHREWRKAETATLSYGYGVSVTALQLVHAYAALANDGKMVPLSILKVDKQPDTVQAIPKETAKTIQGMLQQVIEAPRGVFRAQVPFYHVAGKSGTARKATVGSKGYTENAYRSLFAGFGPMSDPRYAIVVVIDEPGKGGYFGGLVSAPVFSKVMSGTLRLMNVPPDNLPPANAQQASAVSANGGRG